One Bombina bombina isolate aBomBom1 chromosome 5, aBomBom1.pri, whole genome shotgun sequence DNA segment encodes these proteins:
- the LOC128659906 gene encoding gastrula zinc finger protein XlCGF26.1-like, with protein sequence MYALSSEMIIPEDKPQTFTGFSKHLKEEKSLKSNQMIHTKEEPFKCTACEKSFTCNLHLHEHHTLHTVVQSHMCTECGRCFTSKGNLKYHKKTHTGEKPFTCNECGRCFTSKGNLISHEKIHTGEKTFTCNECGKYFTSKGCLKSHEKIHTGEKPFPCTECGKSFTRSDNLKTHERSHTGEKPFTCTECGKSFTHMSNLKNHERIHTEETPFTCTECGKCFTLKSKLKTHERIHTGEKPFTCTECGKCFTRIDYLKTHERIHTGEKPFICTECGKGFIRIDYLKTHERIHTGEKPFTCTECGKGFREKTTLRNHEKSHKGVKPFTCTECGKCFTLKSKLKTHERIHTGEKPFTCTECGKCFIRFDYLKNHERIHTGEKPFTCTECGKGFTEKTSLRNHERSHTGKILFTCTVCGKGFRNKHHLNTHERIHTEKNLSRVQTVENALD encoded by the coding sequence AtgtatgccttatctagtgaaatgattatcccagaaGATAAACCACAAACATTTACTGGgttttcaaaacatttaaaagaagAGAAAAGTCTTAAGTCaaaccaaatgattcatacaaaggaggaACCATTCAAATGTACAGCATGTGAGAAAAGCTTCACATGTAATTTGCATCTCCATGAACACCACACACTTCACACAGTTGTTCAATCTCACATGTGTACAGAatgtgggagatgtttcacatctAAAGGAAACCTTAAGTATCACAAAAAGACCCATACgggggagaaacctttcacatgtaatgagtgtgggagatgtttcacatccaagggaaatctcatatctcatgaaaagatccacacaggggagaaaactttcacatgtaatgagtgtggAAAATATTTCACATCCAAGGGATGTCTCAAATCTCATGAAAAGATCCATACAGGGGAAAAACCTttcccatgtacagagtgtggaaaaagttttacacgatcTGATAATCTGAAAacgcatgaaaggagtcacacaggagaaaaacctttcacatgtacagagtgtggaaaaagttttacacatatgagtaatctgaaaaatcatgaaaggattcacacagaagaaacgcctttcacatgtacagagtgtggaaaatgttttacactaaagagtaagctgaaaactcatgaaaggattcacacaggagaaaagcctttcacatgtacagagtgtggaaaatgttttacacgaattgattatctgaaaactcatgaaaggattcacacaggggaaaagcctttcatatgtacagagtgtggaaaaggttttatacGAATTgattatctgaaaactcatgaaaggattcacacaggggaaaagcctttcacatgtacagagtgtggaaaaggttttagaGAAAAGACTACCCTGAGAAATCACGAAAAGAGTCACAAAGgagtaaagcctttcacatgtacagagtgtggaaaatgttttacactaaaaagtaaactgaaaactcatgaaaggattcacacaggagaaaagccttttacatgtacagagtgtggaaaatgttttatacGATTTGAttatctgaaaaatcatgaaaggattcacacaggggaaaagcctttcacgtgtacagagtgtggaaaaggttttacagaaAAGACTTCTCTGAGaaatcatgaaaggagtcacacagggaaaATCCTTTTCACGTGTACAgtgtgtggaaaaggttttagaaACAAGCATCATCTAAacactcatgaaaggattcacacagagaAAAATCTTTCACGTGTGCAGACTGTGGAAAATGCTTTAGACTAA